In a single window of the Acinetobacter sp. CS-2 genome:
- a CDS encoding phasin family protein, producing MDKSKTDQEIDQLKNENPDKTKNKLRSGRKSGLDFRKYTQQIWLAGLGAFSRAEEEGNKLFDSLVKVGEELESKTTEIADQTVEKVSEKAKESVNDTKDKVEKLLDHSVNHSLNRIGLVTVKDIQHLESLILQLHNKVDCLIEENKTLKAQILKK from the coding sequence ATGGATAAATCAAAAACAGATCAAGAGATTGATCAACTAAAAAATGAAAATCCTGATAAAACAAAGAATAAATTACGTTCAGGTCGTAAGTCGGGTCTGGATTTTCGTAAATATACTCAACAAATATGGCTTGCGGGTTTGGGTGCTTTTTCACGTGCAGAAGAGGAAGGAAACAAACTCTTTGACTCTTTAGTCAAGGTGGGGGAGGAACTGGAATCTAAGACCACTGAAATTGCCGATCAAACCGTAGAAAAAGTCTCAGAAAAAGCCAAAGAATCGGTCAATGATACCAAAGATAAGGTGGAAAAATTGCTCGACCATAGTGTTAACCATTCTTTAAACAGAATTGGTTTGGTCACGGTAAAAGATATTCAACATTTAGAAAGTCTCATATTACAATTACATAACAAGGTCGATTGTCTTATTGAAGAAAATAAAACACTCAAGGCACAAATATTAAAAAAATGA
- a CDS encoding HU family DNA-binding protein — protein sequence MNKSELIDAIAEKGGLSKTDAGKALDATIASITEALKSGDTVTLVGFGTFNVKERAARTGRNPQTGAALEIKASKVPSFKAGKGLKDSVA from the coding sequence ATGAATAAATCAGAATTAATCGATGCAATTGCAGAGAAAGGGGGATTGTCTAAGACTGATGCAGGTAAAGCCTTAGATGCAACTATTGCTTCAATTACTGAAGCACTTAAATCTGGTGATACTGTTACACTTGTTGGTTTTGGTACATTTAACGTTAAAGAACGTGCGGCACGTACAGGTCGTAACCCGCAAACTGGTGCAGCTTTAGAAATTAAAGCAAGCAAAGTACCAAGCTTTAAAGCAGGTAAAGGTTTAAAAGATTCTGTAGCTTAA